GGCCGAACGCCTGGGCGATGCGGTCGAGGCCTTCGTCCTGGTCCAGAAAGTTGGTGTAGACGCCGCTCTCCCAGGGTCGGACGGCCGCGTGGAAGGCGCGGGTCCAGGCGATCTCGCGTTCGGCGATGTCGTGGTCGGCAGTCCAGATGCCGTTGATGTTGAGGTTGTGGCGGGCGTGGCG
This is a stretch of genomic DNA from Actinomycetota bacterium. It encodes these proteins:
- a CDS encoding BBE domain-containing protein yields the protein RHARHNLNINGIWTADHDIAEREIAWTRAFHAAVRPWESGVYTNFLDQDEGLDRIAQAFGPPTLKRLATVKHNYDPDHNFGELPPA